From the Argentina anserina chromosome 3, drPotAnse1.1, whole genome shotgun sequence genome, the window TAGAGGCGATTCAAGGGATGATGGTGAGGAAGTCGAGAGGGATTCGTTTGAGATTATTGAAGAAGTAGAGGGCGGTTATCGGTCTGATTCAGAGACCAAGACTACACTACGAGAGCTGCTGGATAAGAATGAAGGTAGCGATGATGTGAAGGAACACATTGTTGCCGAGGTTGAACATGCCTGTGCAGTAATCGGGGATAGGTCGGACAGAGAGTTCAAGAGGAAGCTGACGACTCATTTGCGCCACAAGGGTTTTGATGCCGGTGAGTAAAAGCTTCATTCTTTCGTttgttgcatatataattaatctaATCATATTTTGGATCAAGTTAGAGTCGTAGGGCTAGTGATTGATATTATTCCTCTAATAGATTTTGAAGGCGTAAAGTTACGTCAATAGTGAATTTGATTATATAGAAATTGTATATATAAACTACTTCAGTTGAGATTGAAAAGCTTCTTCGAGATTTGCAGCTCATTATGATTTTTCTCTGTCGAGTAAACATTTACTAGGGAAACCGCATTTTCTATTTTCCTTCCGTTGTGTAGCGAAGTGTCAAAGCTCCAATATTGTTTAGGCAAACTCGATTTGTGCGTGCATTCATCTTTTTCACTTCAGTTTAACAGAACATAGCTCATCAGGAATATCTCTTCTCTCATTCGAAGTCCGTTTTGTGTCAGTTCCTGAGGTTTGTGACTAATGTTTCAATCTGTTTAAATTGTCCAGGTCTGTGCAAGTCAAAGTGGGCTAAATCCAGTCGGTTTCCAGCAGGGGATTATGAATTTGTTGATGTCAATGTCAATGGAACTCGTTACATTGTCGAACCATTCTTCACCGGAGAATTTGAAATCGCCCGTCCCACTAGTCGATACACATCGTTACACGATGTCCTGCCACAAATATTTGTCGGAAAAGTTGAAGTGCTGAAGAAAATTGTTAGGATTATGTGCTCGGCCATTAAAAAGTCCATGAAGAGTGTAGAAATGCCATTGCCACCATGGAGGAGAAATGCATACATGCTAGCCAAGTGGTTTGGTTCCTACAAGCGCACAACAAATGCTGTTTCTTCTTCAACCAAAGCATTTGAATTCGACGAAAGTTCTAGTGTCAAAAGATCATTCGGCTTTGAAGCTCTGCCCCCAAAATCCTACAATTGCAGAGACAGCTTCGCTACAAAGAATGGCCTGAGAATTGGGAACTTGACTGCTGCCTTTCAATCCAAAGGCATGGGCATGCAATTGTAGCTGCTTCGTTTCAATGGCCTAGTACGTACTTCGTTTGTCCTCCATTATTTTGGCTCATTTTCTTGGTCTTCTTAGTTACAAGTTGGAGTGATTTGTTGGTTTAAATTTATTAGAAGGAAGCTTGGGGATTGATTTAGGTTCTTGGCCTTGTGGCCTTGTCAAATTGTACAAAACCATTTGTTTGTTTGAAGAAAACCCAGTGTAAAATACCAACTATATATTTTTGAAGTAAAGTGAAAGATTAATATTTCTGTTCTTCAAAAAGAATATGTTCAAGTTCAATGTGCAAGCACCAGTTTAAGCAAACATCTGGGAATCAAAGCAGATTTGCATGGAAGGGAAACAATGTCGATTTCTGAGAAGGGTCTCATGAAAAGGCTAAATCCTATGCAGATTTCCCTCCTCTCTCCCTTCTCAATGTGAACTCATCTATCATAAACACACACCAATTAAGAAGTTAAacaaaatagaaatgtaaGAAGCTCGGTAAGCAGATCCGTCGACAGAGATTTAGAATCTCACAACGGGCGGCTAGTAAACTTCTCTGAAAATCAATTTAGCTACAGCCACTTTGGCAATCAAGGCAAGAGTACTGAAAATAAACCCTTGCCTTGGTACAATATAGCTTTACAAATCACAAATTAGCACCTTAAACATTCTGAAAAACACAGAGAAACAAAGACGAGATCATATAACTGAGGAACAGGACTGGAGGAGCTAAAACGACTGAAGAAACGAAAAGAGCTATTTGGTGTGGGATATCTAAACCCTAACAGACTATTTATAATAGAAGTAATTGTTTGTGAGCCACACCCTCAGATTGTGGCCACTTTTTGGGCCAAAGGAAATGTATGAAAGTTACGCGACGGCCCAACTTATTCGTCTTactctaaaaagaaaaaaaacgacTTTGTTTTAATGGGAAAACGACTAAATTAGAAAGAGGGAGTCTCTCGGCAATTGCACATTAAAGAGCTTTGGTAATTTAGTACCAGAAACTGAAGCAAATATATGGCATTGTAATTGAAGTATTGAACCAAAAATCCTCGCTCATCTGATTTCGCAAGTGTACGAACCACTCTGATGCCTATCATACTGAAAGTCGTGGATAACAACAAGGATCACCCGAAGCCaatgaaaatatttgaagTGGGTAATGTGTGCACATTGGATGAGGAAAAAAGATGTTGGTGCAACAAATCGGCGCCAATTAGCAGTGTTATACTGTGGGGCTAGCTCTGGATTTGAGTTCATTCATGGCCTGGTGGATATATAGAATCACGGAAGAAATCGCCCGATCTTGTTCCAAGTGGCAGGCTATTATTTACAGCGTGCAAATGAGCTTATGAACCTGAGATTTAGAATAATGTAAAAGCGCAAGCATATATTATAAAGGGAGGGAAATTGAAACTTTCGATATTGTACATTTTGAACTCTAAATTTAAAATGAGAGACGCGCTTGCTCATTTTTGTAAAGAATTGATCAACGTAGTTCACAAACTAGAAGAGGTTGTGACTTCCCccctatttatttatttatttttttagaaagTGTGACATACCCCCTAACTCTAATTCAACGAGGAGAATTGTTTTCACCTACAAGGATTAGGAAAGGCAAAGGGAGAGAAGTGAAacaacactcaaatacaagagcACACGTGGACATCCCCCATTGGATAGTTCTCGAGTAAATAAGGCACCGGGCACCGGCCAATCCTTCAAAAACACGCAAACCATAAAACGCAACCTCGTCTCCCTCTTGCGtttttaaagagaaaaaagagagaaagaaaacaaagatcTCAAACCCAATTAAACCTCAGAGAGGGTCTCTTTTAATTTTGCCGCGAAGATCTGACGCCCAGCGAATCGCCAACGCAGAGAAGAAACCGGAAGATCCGATGGAGGGAGTTGGGGCCCGAAC encodes:
- the LOC126789462 gene encoding uncharacterized protein LOC126789462; protein product: MGAYRMPGRFQRVAAVFDEGARVRLCESSGSEHSAAAESVADLSVLVKSFIERGNYRGDSRDDGEEVERDSFEIIEEVEGGYRSDSETKTTLRELLDKNEGSDDVKEHIVAEVEHACAVIGDRSDREFKRKLTTHLRHKGFDAGLCKSKWAKSSRFPAGDYEFVDVNVNGTRYIVEPFFTGEFEIARPTSRYTSLHDVLPQIFVGKVEVLKKIVRIMCSAIKKSMKSVEMPLPPWRRNAYMLAKWFGSYKRTTNAVSSSTKAFEFDESSSVKRSFGFEALPPKSYNCRDSFATKNGLRIGNLTAAFQSKGMGMQL